In Bactrocera oleae isolate idBacOlea1 chromosome 5, idBacOlea1, whole genome shotgun sequence, a genomic segment contains:
- the LOC106622380 gene encoding uncharacterized protein produces the protein MYLVAGIFGFIAALLLFAALTIIVLRLKSQLIFGIYPAKGLFYQLKYVIALLLVRRLRHRVYHTKDELNSPAFLAQIDRPQALSDNPQSYDVVSFMGANERGEKLFMTLERRRRGVLKACIYLYLPELGLYCTPKLPDMLHFTTDGTRENDEFKGCGFHVYPEASMREWRVRYEGELRPAAAAGKCLPVHMNLQFTTQAPFFYYNRDLSSAVIADSVAREAWNDAFYKLLKHVPEMVEKRIHYEQSGRLTGEVQLAGRSFALQLSGFRDHSFGTERCLSNINRYVYVALFLSDGTSLMIGNLSQPSFFLSSLKVGYVCTLAGVYEPITSCNFELYSYGEKGTPPRHKNFIVQTAKAKYFVQIEEQQSSVRYVGADWVAKIYNQFVACTVNGIKGQGITEYLYKNKNGERPEAVNATDPEWFRRVKSFERSLSKCEEDESEVFFF, from the coding sequence ATGTATTTAGTCGCTGGTATATTTGGTTTTATCGCCGCTTTACTGCTCTTCGCCGCGTTGACCATTATTGTGCTGCGTTTGAAATCACAACTGATCTTTGGCATCTACCCCGCGAAGGGCCTTTTCTATCAACTGAAGTATGTGATTGCATTGCTGTTGGTGCGCCGTCTACGTCACCGTGTCTATCACACCAAGGACGAGCTTAATTCACCCGCATTTCTGGCGCAAATCGACCGTCCGCAAGCGTTAAGCGATAATCCGCAGAGTTACGATGTGGTCTCCTTCATGGGTGCCAATGAGCGCGGTGAAAAGTTGTTCATGACCTTGGAGCGTCGCCGGCGTGGCGTGTTGAAAGCTTGCATTTATCTCTACCTACCTGAGTTGGGCTTGTATTGCACGCCAAAATTACCGGACATGCTGCACTTCACAACGGATGGCACACGCGAGAATGATGAGTTCAAAGGTTGCGGTTTCCATGTGTATCCCGAAGCGTCAATGCGTGAATGGCGTGTGCGCTATGAAGGCGAGCTACGTCCCGCGGCCGCTGCCGGCAAGTGTCTGCCTGTGCACATGAACTTGCAGTTCACAACGCAAGCGCCATTTTTCTACTATAATCGTGATCTGAGCTCTGCGGTCATTGCGGATTCGGTAGCGCGCGAGGCATGGAATGACGCATTCTACAAATTGCTTAAACATGTGCCCGAAATGGTTGAGAAACGTATACACTACGAGCAAAGCGGTCGTTTGACGGGTGAGGTGCAGTTGGCAGGTCGCAGCTTCGCACTGCAATTGAGCGGTTTTCGCGATCACAGTTTCGGCACCGAACGCTGTCTATCCAATATCAATCGTTATGTTTATGTTGCACTTTTCCTGTCGGATGGCACCAGCTTGATGATTGGCAATCTTAGTCAGCCCTCCTTCTTTCTCTCATCCCTCAAAGTTGGCTACGTCTGCACACTGGCGGGCGTTTATGAACCGATAACCAGTTGCAATTTTGAGCTTTATTCTTATGGTGAGAAGGGCACACCGCCGCGTCATAAGAATTTCATTGTACAGACCGCAAAAGCAAAGTATTTCGTGCAGATTGAGGAGCAACAGTCGTCGGTGCGTTATGTGGGTGCCGACTGGGTTGCGAAGATCTACAACCAATTTGTGGCTTGCACTGTCAACGGCATTAAGGGACAAGGTATCACCGAGTATTTGTATAAGAATAAAAATGGCGAACGTCCTGAGGCAGTGAACGCTACAGATCCCGAGTGGTTTAGACGTGTGAAGAGCTTTGAACGGAGTTTGAGTAAATGCGAAGAAGATGAAAGCGAGGTTTTCTTCTTCTGA
- the LOC106622381 gene encoding zinc finger protein 420 — MEQVAHVEACRLCANFFVTGAEVEFVHLFQPLDGLEEQLQFARTELGNWHVQISDSDGLPQRICANCFTQFCNIYAFRQQCALAQQKLLQSFVGVGLNADNATTGEPKQQQTSTNADLTSDSELLNGLKIDAPVTSAELMASLDCLQTPTTSADVIASLDGMQLPASVAETLSMLTQELTTMQNGTLLDNSANSITTHANMDTKTAQTNVLQFNATTTTQNIYYTQQTPITTVSADTNTPATLVTASASTPKHATKCSKVSDIDLEDMLQGSIIQKSNNTSADLKAAAQTNRTVAQQPYASYDELLEDDMDLISCSDPEDTHEMDELEADMDPTTQTRISRNPYACQYCYCPNSGSIDHLVFDSADALSQHFFDVHDPNLPYTCPYCPQKYSSVKQRDYHVRLIHPTAAKSEHCNYCKKTLRSPKELHEFNCQYVSNWQCDTCDERFLQVPLGRFRTHQRHHAASKFKCRDCARVFVRRANLEAHERMHRPSAQHTIQCDQCKEVFSNDYELRRHKYQAHHGALPVRCAYCHKGFVSMAFLSRHTQHFHPDKLNHTNFASATCSNCGCAFSSIHKLRLHLQRPRDENGRCIELVREVAPYQERARQMRRPRLHSCHHCNKRFSTRATLEKHMSMHEAVTYGCNECTTTFANANELKQHVMQLHVKPRYLKCEHCDKRFCYMRELQQHQKVHVAAFEDKTLHCPVYKCGFVASCAQEAHDHAILKHKLVACEYCDGLFARNRLSVHLRAVHAVEIAVSESNNNNNNQCSLGNTLTAQNEDSLAVASILNNTSNLGNDNDIMVSFEDSANSGGEKVRVELVQQHTPSISSLVLQEQTSNTFKPLIPTADDMEQNFLMNNLLDPDHEIIVT, encoded by the exons ATGGAGCAGGTTGCACATGTAGAAGCATGCCGCCTGTGCGCGAATTTTTTCGTGACCGGTGCTGAGGTCGAATTTGTGCATCTTTTCCAACCACTGGACGGACTTGAGGAGCAGCTGCAGTTTGCGCGCACCGAATTGGGCAATTGGCACGTACAG ATTTCGGACAGTGATGGCTTGCCGCAGCGTATTTGTGCCAATTGTTTTACACAATTTTGCAATATATATGCGTTTCGTCAGCAATGTGCATTGGCACAACAAAAATTGTTGCAATCATTTGTGGGCGTTGGTCTGAACGCAGACAATGCAACTACAGGCGAGCCTAAGCAACAACAGACAAGCACAAACGCTGATTTGACCAGCGACAGTGAGCTGCTAAATGGGCTGAAAATCGATGCACCAGTGACCAGCGCCGAATTAATGGCTAGTTTAGATTGCTTACAAACGCCCACCACCAGTGCTGATGTGATCGCCAGCTTAGATGGCATGCAGCTGCCCGCTAGTGTGGCGGAGACGCTCTCCATGCTCACACAGGAGCTGACTACAATGCAAAATGGTACACTGCTGGATAATAGCGCCAATTCCATAACCACGCACGCTAATATGGACACGAAGACGGCACAAACGAATGTTTTGCAGTTTAACGCGactacaacaacacaaaacatATACTATACACAACAGACGCCAATCACCACAGTCAGCGCAGACACAAACACGCCAGCGACTTTAGTGACGGCCAGCGCCAGCACGCCAAAGCATGCTACAAAATGCAGCAAAGTCAGTGATATTGATTTGGAGGATATGCTACAGGGTAGCATTATACAGAAGAGCAACAATACGTCCGCAGATTTGAAGGCTGCAGCGCAAACTAACCGCACAGTGGCACAGCAGCCTTACGCCAGCTACGATGAGCTGTTGGAAGATG ATATGGACCTTATCTCATGCTCCGATCCCGAGGACACACACGAAATGGACGAGCTCGAGGCCGATATGGACCCCACAACACAAACACGCATCTCACGCAATCCCTACGCCTGTCAATACTGCTACTGCCCGAATTCCGGCTCCATTGATCACCTGGTCTTCGATAGCGCCGATGCGCTTTCGCAGCATTTCTTTGACGTGCACGATCCCAATTTGCCCTACACATGTCCGTATTGCCCGCAAAAGTATAGCTCCGTCAAGCAACGCGACTATCATGTGCGGCTCATACACCCGACCGCTGCCAAATCCGAACACTGCAATTACTGCAAAAAGACGCTACGCTCGCCAAAGGAATTGCATGAGTTCAACTGTCAATATGTAAGCAATTGGCAATGCGATACGTGCGATGAACGCTTTCTGCAAGTGCCATTGGGGCGTTTTCGCACACATCAGCGTCATCACGCCGCCAGCAAATTTAAATGTCGCGATTGTGCGCGTGTGTTTGTACGACGCGCCAATTTAGAAGCGCATGAACGCATGCACCGGCCGTCAGCCCAGCACACCATACAGTGCGATCAGTGTAAAGAAG TTTTCTCCAACGATTACGAGCTGCGCCGCCACAAGTATCAGGCGCATCATGGCGCTTTGCCAGTGCGTTGCGCCTACTGTCACAAGGGTTTCGTCAGCATGGCCTTTCTCAGTCGGCACACGCAACACTTCCACCCGGATAAGTTGAACCATACCAATTTCGCGTCCGCCACCTGCAGTAATTGCGGCTGCGCCTTCAGCTCGATACACAAATTACGCTTGCATTTGCAGCGACCGCGTGACGAGAATGGTCGCTGCATTGAGCTGGTGCGTGAAGTTGCACCGTATCAGGAGCGTGCACGCCAAATGCGTCGACCGCGTCTACACTCCTGCCATCACTGCAATAAGCGTTTCTCTACGCGTGCCACGCTCGAAAAACACATGAGCATGCACGAGGCCGTCACGTATGGCTGCAACGAATGCACGACCACCTTCGCAAATGCCAACGAGCTGAAGCAGCACGTCATGCAGTTGCATGTGAAGCCGCGCTACCTCAAATGTGAACACTGCGACAAGCGCTTTTGCTATATGCGCGAATTGCAACAACACCAGAAAGTGCATGTTGCCGCATTCGAGGACAAAACGCTGCACTGCCCCGTCTACAAGTGTGGCTTTGTGGCCTCGTGCGCGCAGGAGGCGCACGATCATGCCATACTCAAGCACAAGCTCGTCGCCTGCGAGTACTGCGATGGTCTATTTGCGCGCAATCGACTCTCAG TTCATCTACGCGCCGTGCATGCCGTCGAAATTGCTGTGTCTGAAtcgaataacaacaacaacaatcagtgTAGTTTAGGCAACACGTTGACGGCGCAAAACGAAGACTCTTTGGCCGTGGCAAGCATACTCAACAACACTAGTAACCTGGGCAATGATAACGACATTATGGTGTCATTCGAAGACAGCGCCAACAGTGGCGGCGAGAAGGTGCGCGTGGAGTTGGTGCAGCAGCATACGCCAAGTATTAGCAGTTTAGTGTTGCAAGAGCAGACGTCCAACACTTTTAAACCACTCATTCCAACGGCCGATGACATGGAGCAGAATTTCCTAATGAATAATTTGCTGGATCCGGATCATGAAATCATAGTCACATGA
- the LOC106622382 gene encoding uncharacterized protein: MSESNDKTHLNYIKEYVVPEILTKLQGETLLKFELEHASGLDGFMSALYNIKLHTSTADGAKQRLLVAKFMKGDVCFRESSKSYIQFANEIFVYKRALPAFAKVLAAAKLNITIDDWVPHPYVAKFGYIAGLSAAPGIRESVLVLEHLKPRGYVLGPRLYLTREHLLPMCRTIGQYHAISYALRLIDPAQLKRLKSEIVTLPFINDADPNYAQNNFYRYLYRAAFDRLYDFFDRKINGNTFDKQNADDLKLIERLRDLRAKYIEEPTRLLEKIRTGVEDNEQDKCFGAILHGDYNRNNVLFRYEAPVAGDIAAPKVADVKMIDFQEMRYGSPSLDLSFFMYMNTTEETRESMWLEMLQTYHTNMFNTLQAAVKANANVDAAQLAAYSFEAFHAHFKRYAFYGVMICLHFLPWMLSSEAECAKISHLFETNLRGEEFRRVSIEIGGDAVNMRLLEVLRHACKMGYMDEL, translated from the exons ATGAGTGAGTCCAACGACAAAAcgcatttaaattatattaaagaataTGTAGTGCCGgaaattttgacaaaattgcAAGGCGAGACTTTGCTGAAGTTCGAGCTGGAGCATGCAAGCGGTCTGGACGGTTTTATGTCGGCACTCTACAACATTAAATTACATACATCGACTGCCGACGG CGCCAAGCAGCGGCTGCTTGTGGCCAAATTCATGAAAGGCGATGTATGCTTTCGCGAGTCCAGCAAGTCGTACATACAATTTGCCaatgaaatatttgtgtataaacGCGCCTTGCCCGCCTTTGCTAAAGTGCTAGCCGCCGCTAAGCTCAACATCACCATTGACGATTGGGTGCCACATCCTTATGTGGCGAAATTTGGTTATATTGCAGGTTTGAGCGCCGCGCCGGGTATACGTGAGTCAGTGTTAGTGCTCGAACATTTGAAACCGCGCGGTTATGTGCTGGGACCACGTCTATATCTAACGCGTGAACACTTGTTGCCAATGTGTCGTACCATCGGACAATATCATGCCATTAGCTATGCCTTGCGGTTAATTGATCCAGCGCAATTGAAGCGCTTGAAAAGTGAAATAGTCACGCTGCCGTTCATCAACGATGCGGATCCGAATTATGCGCAAAATAACTTTTATCGTTATCTCTACCGCGCTGCTTTCGATCGCCTTTATGACTTTTTCGATCGTAAAATTAATGGCAATACGTTTGATAAACAGAATGCagatgatttaaaattaattgagcGTTTGCGTGATTTGCGTGCGAAATATATTGAAGAGCCAACGCGCCTATTGGAGAAAATACGCACAGGTGTTGAGGATAACGAGCAGGACAAGTGTTTCGGCGCCATATTACATGGCGATTACAATCGCAATAATGTGCTGTTCCGTTATGAAGCGCCGGTAGCCGGCGATATTGCGGCGCCTAAAGTGGCCGACGTGAAAATGATTGATTTTCAGGAGATGCGTTATGGTAGCCCCTCTTTAGATTTGAGTTTCTTCATGTACATGAATACCACTGAGGAAACGCGTGAGTCCATGTGGTTGGAAATGCTGCAAACATACCACACAAATATGTTTAATACATTGCAGGCAGCTGTTAAAGCCAATGCGAACGTTGATGCTGCGCAATTGGCGGCCTACAG TTTTGAAGCATTCCATGCACACTTTAAACGCTATGCCTTCTATGGCGTCATGATTTGTCTACACTTTCTACCCTGGATGCTCTCGAGCGAAGCGGAATGTGCGAAGATCTCGCATCTCTTCGAGACCAATTTGCGTGGCGAAGAGTTTCGTAGGGTTTCCATTGAGATTGGTGGCGACGCAGTAAATATGCGTTTGTTGGAGGTACTGCGACATGCCTGCAAAATGGGTTATATGGATGAGCTTTGA
- the LOC118683661 gene encoding uncharacterized protein isoform X1, whose amino-acid sequence MLAYSCLVILAFVSLPAHLLVSAASADTDNTPAALPAATTPICEETVCPRLYMPVCGLVDGEQMTTASRCVLNNKIRCSSILQRTLGNKAPTVSFLHNGPCLPKAGKSSAVRRSRDMVLESNEDDARKEEDDATKAGLADMEVETDDAEVEMDRAEEEDDDK is encoded by the exons ATGCTTGCCTACAGCTGTTTAGTTATTCTCGCCTTCGTGAGCTTGCCAGCTCACCTATTGGTTAGTGCAGCATCTGCCGATACGGATAACACGCCTGCAGCTCTGCCAGCAGCTACGACACCAATATGTGAGGAAACCGTCTGTCCGCGTCTATATATGCCAGTTTGTGGCTTGGTTGATGGTGAACAGATGACAACGGCCTCACGCTGTGTTCTCAACAATAAAATCAGATGCTCCTCGATATTGCAAAGAACCTTAGGCAACA AAGCTCCGACAGTAAGCTTCTTACACAACGGTCCTTGTTTGCCGAAAGCAGGTAAAAGCAGTGCAGTGCGTAGGAGTAGAGATATGGTCTTAGAGAGCAACGAAGATGACGCACGTAAAGAAGAGGATGACGCAACTAAAGCTGGCTTGGCTGATATGGAAGTAGAAACCGACGATGCTGAGGTTGAAATGGATCGAGCGGAAGAAGAGGACGACGACAAATAA
- the LOC118683661 gene encoding uncharacterized protein isoform X2 — MLAYSCLVILAFVSLPAHLLVSAASADTDNTPAALPAATTPICEETVCPRLYMPVCGLVDGEQMTTASRCVLNNKIRCSSILQRTLGNTPTVSFLHNGPCLPKAGKSSAVRRSRDMVLESNEDDARKEEDDATKAGLADMEVETDDAEVEMDRAEEEDDDK, encoded by the exons ATGCTTGCCTACAGCTGTTTAGTTATTCTCGCCTTCGTGAGCTTGCCAGCTCACCTATTGGTTAGTGCAGCATCTGCCGATACGGATAACACGCCTGCAGCTCTGCCAGCAGCTACGACACCAATATGTGAGGAAACCGTCTGTCCGCGTCTATATATGCCAGTTTGTGGCTTGGTTGATGGTGAACAGATGACAACGGCCTCACGCTGTGTTCTCAACAATAAAATCAGATGCTCCTCGATATTGCAAAGAACCTTAGGCAACA CTCCGACAGTAAGCTTCTTACACAACGGTCCTTGTTTGCCGAAAGCAGGTAAAAGCAGTGCAGTGCGTAGGAGTAGAGATATGGTCTTAGAGAGCAACGAAGATGACGCACGTAAAGAAGAGGATGACGCAACTAAAGCTGGCTTGGCTGATATGGAAGTAGAAACCGACGATGCTGAGGTTGAAATGGATCGAGCGGAAGAAGAGGACGACGACAAATAA